A window of Solanum stenotomum isolate F172 chromosome 9, ASM1918654v1, whole genome shotgun sequence genomic DNA:
AGTCAACTGGTTTTGAGTACTTTGACCAAATCCGAGGGAGAAATTCTGGACAGATTCAATGATTTTCTGTAATCAAAACAAGAACTAACGtggaattgaagaaaatggagtACCTTGAATGTATAAATTTCTACTGTCACTCCCTTTCCTTTTATCTCCTTCCACGAGTCTCCTCTCTATCAATATTTTCTCCTCAAGTTTTCCACATAATATCTCATGATTTTAGgttttataactctatttttagatatttaaattttttagctGAATCCCCGCACTTGTATCCATACATGGATCCGTATCcccaaatcttaaaatttaaatcatggAGGGTCCGACCTCTAGATCCGCACCCGTATCGGACGCCCGCACCTGcgtccgagcaacttaggttGCTTCAACGAGTTGCCCGAACTGCTATTCTGAAGGGTATAAAGTTATTATGCAAATATCACTATTGCTTTTAGTAAGAGATTTAGCAGAAAGAAAGTTTGAGTTCATTGTTAACGAGGGGCTTCACATGTTCATAATAACACATGGTGTTTGCTCTGCTTCAATGGAATGCCATGGTTCGACGTATGTACggttttaattatttagaatTGAAATCATGTACTATTTTGATATAAAACTGGAAAAGGAAGTTGGAGCAACCTTTGATTTTTGATATAAAGTTAGCTCAAATAGTGTGAAAGACTGTCGtgtttgagttttgagttgcaCGATATTGTAATAATTATGAGAAAAAATGTCAACACATTTTGTTTAAAAGAAGTGGATAATGGTACttatccaaaaagaaaaaaagtgagagaagaagaaaaacactAAGGTAGCCACTCAATACGACTAAAAAGGTTATTGTCTTCCATGTAATATTATGGTTTCTTACATCGTCATGGTACTTATTTTGGGAAAGCAGTTGGGTGTACTTGCTTTCAGAATTTATTACTATGAGCTCTTGAATTGTAGGGTCTCATGACCAACAAGTGACACATGCAATTAACTCAAGCCTTCCTAGTCTCTTTAATGCTTGGAATTATTGGTGCCCATTAGCAAATGAGAATTACTATAAAGAGAATCTTGCTTCAGTACAACAATAAGTATGCTTCAATCTCAATAGGGGCTTGTAGAACTATAGATTCTCAAAatcaacaacaaacaacaacaacatacccagtgtagtctCACACACTGGAGATTCTCAAAATCTCACACTTATTTTTACACTTGACATATAAATCTCCAACCCAACTGAAGATACTCCCAGTTAGTGCTTTACCGTATATAAATGTATCAACAAGTGTGAGTTTCTAGATTAACTCATCTTACGAAAGGATTTGACAGTATAGACCCCATCTTTTCAGGCTAACCACTGTATGGGATCTTTTGTTTTTGTCCAGAATTACTGAGTTCATTTTCTGAATAAATTCATCTACCTCCTCCAATTCCCAATCAGACTGATTGCTTCTGAACTAAAAATTCCATCCAGTCTCCAAAATACAATATGCAATCATCACATCAAAATCTTCCACCTAGTGGTGGAGTTGGGATTTTCACCAAGGAGAGTCATATGTAAACAAGTATACACAGAAGAGGCCAAGGGTATTCAACTTATAGTAtatatactttaaaaaattacgTATCTGCAAAATGTAATTTCCAATGAGAGGGTGTAAAATGACAGCCCTTGACAAGGGTAGCTCCACCACTACTTCCACCATTCTAAAGAGGTTAGGGTATAGTTCACTAAGAGTTATCGTTCATGTGTGCAACCAGCAACTTTGTCAGATTTGATTATGTTAGAGTGGATTagagtcccacattggttgagATTTGAGAATGGACCGGTGGTTTGCttatggacttggacaatcctcccttcgtgagctagcttttgaggttgagttaggcccaggtgtcatatctttacatggttTCAGAGCCAAGTCCATCCCATTTGGGCTCCCGTTGGGTTTGGGCGTGGAGGGGGCTGTTAGAGTGGGCTAGAGTCCCACATTGGTTAGGGAATGGATTTGTAATTTGCTTGTATGAACTTGGGAAATTCTCTCCTCATGAGCTATCTTTCGGGTTGAGTTAATCTCAGGTGCCATATCAGTCATATATTTACAGATTATTGCTAATTTTCTCTACTTCTTTCGGTCATTTGTTAAAACCACTTTTAGCTCCACTCTCTATTTGAGTTTCCACCTAGGGATGGTATTGTTCTCGCTAAATGAGTCTTAACATTGTATAATCAATAATGACATTGCTAATAGTGAATTCTTTTATCCTTAATTGCTGAGGATGATGTTGATGTTTAAAAATACAGTAAGTTTGTAATCTTGAAATAAGCAAAACCAAAAATGagagaggaaaaaaattgtGAGTTAATTTATCAATGTTGTGTGAGAAATAAGAGACATGATgcatcaaatataaaattaggaCTGACAGGGAATATCAGATTTATTACTCAAGTAATGAATAGAAGAGTAGTAGACACTCTTACTTTAATGTGGATCTGACTTCCGCAATGATTTTGTATATGACAAGACAAGGCATGAGACAATTCATTTCCAGTCCAAGAGATGTATTTATGTTTAGAAGTATGGTAACAATTTTGATGCCCCTCATTTGCTGTCCTGCAATCCGAATATTGTGGACTGCACAAGTAGCTACCCTAAAGTTAAACCCTTAACAGTAGAATCAGCACAAAGGAAAGGAGCATTTACAAGCTATGGCCTATTTAGACAAACTCAATATGTAAATGCTAGTGTAACTTTATCCTTTCAAGCGAGCAGCTCATGTGACATCTTTCGTCTTTTCATCCAGTCGAGAAAAAATTAGGCCAGAAAGAGAACTACAAAGAGCAAAGAAGCAAATATTAAACTGCAAGCTTGGAATAAGGGAGATAGTTCACCATCTGGATTTTCTTAGCTCTGCTGGGCAGATCGATGATTCTGCTATTGCTCCAGACGGATCTGTCCATCATGAACATGTAAGCATCCTTCACAAAGTGTTTTTTGTCTTATACGCTGTAAACACTTGCATGTCACGCAGTACCATGATGGCtgattctcttttatttttattgcaCTTTATTTCCCTACCCCCTTAAAACTCATAGCAGCATCAAAGCTGAAATAGGAAAAAAGTCTGCATAAATAGACAGATAATCAAACTCATAATCAAACTCGGATGCGGAGTTCAAAGTTTCTTGTTCCATTTTCAGATTATCTGTGCCAAATGCAAATTGCAAGAAGCTTTTCCTGACAATGATATCATACTTTGTGATGGTACATGCAACTGTGCCTTCCATCAAGAATGTCTTGATCCTCCACTATCAACGGAAAATAGTAAGTTAGTTTGAATATGCTTCTATTTCTCCCTTTTCTTCCACTGCTTATGCAGAGCAGAACTTTACGCCTGAAATTCATAACTTTTGCTTAGCTAAATGGCTGCTGgctcatattttatttgtgagaaCTTATTCCAAAAGAAACGATAATTTGCAGTACCGCCAGATGATGAAGGCTGGTTTTGCAAATTTTGCAAGTGTAAGATGGAAATAATAGAAGCAACAAATGCTCATATTGGCACCCACTTTGCTATGGATAGTAACTGGGAGGTTGAGTAATCTACTGTTGTACTCTCCATAAAATCATTTTTGCACCCCTCCAAGAATTATCTATTGATCGGTAATTAATGATGACATATCTATTTGATTAATACAGAATATCTTCAAGGAAGAGGCTCTTCTGCCCGAAGGTGAGGAGTCCTTGTTATGCCCCGAACAAGACTGGCCATCTGATGACTCCGAAGATGATGACTATGATCCCGAAAAAGTTGCTAATAGTCACAGTAGTACTGATAGCTTTGAGAGTGGTTCTTCCAGTGAAGCAAGCAGTGGAAGCATGTTAGGATCACTTGAGGATGAATTGCTAGCTTTAACAGGAAAGCTAGAAGATGGCAGCGGTGGAAAAGATTATTTGTCTGAACAGATTGCTGGGTCAGATTATGAGACAACTGACTGCGAAGTTCTATCTGGTCCCAGACAGAGAAAAGCTGTTGACTATATTAAGTTAAATGATGTGAGTATGTTAATGTCCACAAGTTTTCTGGATTTCTACCACATGTTGCTAACAAGAAATCAATGATGCTCTTATGTGGCACAGGAAATGTTTGGAAAGCATGCTCCCGCGATCGAGCAAAATAGTGAAGACGAAGATTGGGGTCCAGGTAAAAGAAAGCGTAGACGGAAGGAGCCTGAATCAGATGCTGCAAGCACCCTTATAACCCTTTTTGAAAGCGAGAGAAGTTGTCCAGAAAAAACAGTGGATGAAGTGGAAAAAGAGTCTTTGGGTAGACCAGCCAAGAGAGAAATATTCAGGATTCCTTCTGATGCAGTCGAGGTAATATGCTTCTTTGCAGTATTCGTTGTTACATCAAAGAGGAAGCATCTTTTACAGTATTCTTACTGCTCAATACTTCTGAGCTTTAACAGGAACTTCGCCGTGTATTTGCTGAGAATGAACTTCCATCTAGACAAGTACGGGAGAACCTCTCCAAGCAGCTGGGTATTGAATTTGAGAAGGTAATGATAATTGTGATATACCAATAGACACCTAGAAAGTTTAGATCCTGTAGTACTGCAGTCTTCCATGATGTATAGTCAGCTCTGTTAGAAATTGGCAACTTAATTGGTCAATAGTCCACAAAGTTTTAAGTGTTACTCTAGCAACAACTGATATTGTTATATGTTTTGGCTACGACTCGTATGCTCTTAGGATAATTACATGCTTTTACTCAGATAAAAGGGGAAAGTAAGGGAGGAAGAGGATTGGGAGGTGGCTGTATGATGATTTATCTTATTATAGTTATAAATAATGATGTTCTGAAGCCTAAACCTTAAGGCATGCTTGGTATGGAAGAAAATGTTTCACAATTTTtccatgtttggttggtaaataattttgggaaatattttctccagaaaacaagttccttaaaaattaaggaaaatggCTTCCATAATTAAAGTAGGGAAAACAAGTTTCATAAGTGACATTCCACATTAATTGTTTCTTAACTCTCCAACACACCCCACTTCAACCCACCCTATCGCCCATCCCTACCATCACCCATTCCTACCCTCCACCCCACTTCCATAATGTTTGCTTAGACTAATATGAAAtgcttttgggattatattttCTGCTTACTTACCGAACACtggaaaataagtaagaaacccACTTACTTTTTctgtggaaaatattttctttcataccaaacaccTAAATCTCTTGAGATGCCTGTGACGGATAGGTTGGTGGAAGCTATGTTAATCTGTTcgctttatatattgttttcaTTTGCTTATTTGTCTGCTACATGCTATTTTTAGGTGAACAAATGGTTCAAGAATGCACGGTATACGGCCCTTAAAGCTAGAAAGGTAAGGATTGAGCTAAGATTATTGGTGTCCTTCACCGCTTAAGTTTCTCTGAACCTTGTCTCCTGCCATTTTTTCTCTTATCATGATTATGGTGATGATTACATTAGCTTGCCATTATCATATTATCCGTTCTTTTTgtacttttctcttttttctttatgtGGTGGCAATTTCATTAACCCCTGAATTTCAGGGGCTGTATAACATTTGGCCTGGAGCTGGATATTTTAATTCTAAGTTCTTATATTCATGGGTATCAGCAGGTTGAGGGCACAAAACCGTGTCAAGCTACTAGTCCTACAACATCAAGAGGATGTACACCTGAGACTGTAAAGGGTGAACCAGCAGATCATGTTTCGTCAAGTGATGCAGAAGAAAATGCAGCCCAGACACCTAATGAAGAAACTCCCAACTTGGTTATCCGTCCTTCCAAGAAAAAGCATGACAAAAAAGCAGTAATAACATCAACAGATAGAGCAGAGGTACGTTTAATTAGCTGAGAATCCATGTGCAGTTCTATTTGGTCTTCTACATTAAtgtatataaagaaaatattgtgtttACGCTTTACTTTTTGGCTCGGGATCGCTTTTCTCTATGTGAAAATGCTTATAATGtgggttttaatttttaactatcagaaaaagaaaaaggtaagtaacaaacacaaaaaagaaaGGGCGAAATAGCTTATTGTCTTGGTTAGAAGATATATATTTTGTCGCTGAGAGGATTTTATTCCTAGTCTGAAGTGATATGTACTGCAGATTCTTAAAATATAGAGAAAGCTATCTTAATTTAGCCTGCAAGGATTGGGAATGTTGCTATTCTTGCTATTATCCTATAGCTGACACGTGATTAGCACCTGCCGATGCTTCCATGTCAAACACAGTATATTTAAAACCTGGCTGAATTTAGTTAATTTGCTTGCAATTTcacatttcaagttcaaatttctgAGTTAGTTAAGCTTTTGCTTGAGAAACTTTAAATGGGTAGAATCTCCCGTATTCAGTGCTCATTTTAGTTGAAAGATGGATGTATTTTGGTCTTACAGCCTGTTTGGATTAGCGTATGACTTATAAGTCAAAAGCCATACTAACTAATGAatggcttttggcttataagcacttttttAGTTTACTCAAACACTACAAAAttgcttaaaagctattttggtTAAACAACACCTAAAATACGCTgatccaaacgggctcttagtcattattcacttagaaagtctaATTGAAAGATGgatatatgttatatttgtGTTCTAAATTTTCCTGTTTCCACAAGCAGACACTAGTAGAATCTGGCGATGACGTGAGCCTGAAACTACTGCGAGACAGAGCAAAAAAACAAAGGAGAAAAATCAATTCCAAGGAGAgggaaaagataaaagaaactGAAGCTGAAGCTGAGATGCAGGAGCTTTGTAGAATCAAGGACAAAATAGCAAGACTCCAGGACGTTTTACGAAGGTTTCCAAATCGCAGATGTAGAAGAGTGGACACTTCTAGTTTAGATGAATCATTGGTTGTCTTTATACCTGTTGCACAGTTACAGGAGAAAAGGTGACTAATCacttctcctctttttttccttcctaAAATTGTGTTGCTCCATTTTTCACAAATCAACAAAGACAGACAAGGAGGTTGAATGAGGCAAATACAGAAGCAAAATTCTTCTTTTCCCGTTATACATGTATagttttctctctttttgtaAGGACATGCAATGTAAAAGATAGTAACCTTGTAGAATAGATCAGTTTCAGTTATGTTAATT
This region includes:
- the LOC125875867 gene encoding pathogenesis-related homeodomain protein isoform X2; this translates as MMPGKTDKDMHKAVASSSQVKNVLRRLEKKRSRLKSKSHGRSTHASSSRRTVASDGKGKCCSGENILKKEILKKAKSSKKKSVLSCEGEKLQACNSKDNLKHDNLDTGSDKLKRRRKRRRRKHNADPDDVSRLQRRTRYLLIKMKLEQNLIDAYSAEGWKGQSREKIRPERELQRAKKQILNCKLGIREIVHHLDFLSSAGQIDDSAIAPDGSVHHEHIICAKCKLQEAFPDNDIILCDGTCNCAFHQECLDPPLSTENIPPDDEGWFCKFCKCKMEIIEATNAHIGTHFAMDSNWENIFKEEALLPEGEESLLCPEQDWPSDDSEDDDYDPEKVANSHSSTDSFESGSSSEASSGSMLGSLEDELLALTGKLEDGSGGKDYLSEQIAGSDYETTDCEVLSGPRQRKAVDYIKLNDEMFGKHAPAIEQNSEDEDWGPGKRKRRRKEPESDAASTLITLFESERSCPEKTVDEVEKESLGRPAKREIFRIPSDAVEELRRVFAENELPSRQVRENLSKQLGIEFEKVNKWFKNARYTALKARKVEGTKPCQATSPTTSRGCTPETVKGEPADHVSSSDAEENAAQTPNEETPNLVIRPSKKKHDKKAVITSTDRAETLVESGDDVSLKLLRDRAKKQRRKINSKEREKIKETEAEAEMQELCRIKDKIARLQDVLRRFPNRRCRRVDTSSLDESLVVFIPVAQLQEKR
- the LOC125875867 gene encoding pathogenesis-related homeodomain protein isoform X1 — protein: MMPGKTDKDMHKAVASSSQVKNVLRRLEKKRSRLKSKSHGRSTHASSSRRTVASDGKGKCCSGENILKKEILKKAKSSKKKSVLSCEGEKLQACNSKDNLKHDNLDTGSDKLKRRRKRRRRKHNADPDDVSRLQRRTRYLLIKMKLEQNLIDAYSAEGWKGQSREKIRPERELQRAKKQILNCKLGIREIVHHLDFLSSAGQIDDSAIAPDGSVHHEHIICAKCKLQEAFPDNDIILCDGTCNCAFHQECLDPPLSTENIPPDDEGWFCKFCKCKMEIIEATNAHIGTHFAMDSNWENIFKEEALLPEGEESLLCPEQDWPSDDSEDDDYDPEKVANSHSSTDSFESGSSSEASSGSMLGSLEDELLALTGKLEDGSGGKDYLSEQIAGSDYETTDCEVLSGPRQRKAVDYIKLNDEMFGKHAPAIEQNSEDEDWGPGKRKRRRKEPESDAASTLITLFESERSCPEKTVDEVEKESLGRPAKREIFRIPSDAVEELRRVFAENELPSRQVRENLSKQLGIEFEKVNKWFKNARYTALKARKQVEGTKPCQATSPTTSRGCTPETVKGEPADHVSSSDAEENAAQTPNEETPNLVIRPSKKKHDKKAVITSTDRAETLVESGDDVSLKLLRDRAKKQRRKINSKEREKIKETEAEAEMQELCRIKDKIARLQDVLRRFPNRRCRRVDTSSLDESLVVFIPVAQLQEKR